One genomic region from Methanomassiliicoccales archaeon encodes:
- a CDS encoding biotin--[acetyl-CoA-carboxylase] ligase, which yields MTIVHRIVHQGEVASTNDEAKARGKAGAAEGLVIVAESQSAGKGRLGRTWSSPPGGLYLSLLLRPQLTTKELLRMTVYSCVPVAQAIEEVTGLRVQVKWPNDLELEGRKLGGILVEGVSKLNRMDFVVLGIGINVNAEPATDQVERAVSLRAASCHEVDQEQLLASILQHLDRFYSRLKKGEVDEAEYKRRSSVLGRKVEANLGGKVVRGKALRVLKDGGLVVRSDEGPLVKLSWVSETTLRLLETEEASLQ from the coding sequence ATGACAATCGTGCACCGCATCGTCCACCAGGGAGAGGTCGCGTCCACCAACGACGAGGCCAAGGCCAGAGGAAAAGCGGGGGCAGCTGAGGGATTGGTGATCGTGGCCGAAAGTCAGAGCGCTGGCAAGGGAAGGTTGGGCAGAACGTGGTCCTCGCCCCCAGGGGGTCTGTATCTGTCGTTACTCCTCAGACCGCAGCTCACCACCAAGGAGCTGCTGCGCATGACTGTGTATTCGTGCGTGCCGGTGGCCCAGGCCATCGAGGAGGTCACCGGCCTCCGGGTTCAGGTCAAATGGCCCAACGACCTGGAGCTGGAGGGAAGGAAGCTGGGCGGCATCCTCGTGGAGGGGGTGAGCAAGCTGAACCGGATGGACTTCGTGGTGCTGGGCATCGGCATCAATGTGAATGCCGAGCCGGCAACGGATCAGGTGGAGAGGGCAGTCTCCCTGAGAGCGGCCTCGTGCCACGAGGTAGACCAGGAGCAGCTGCTAGCCAGCATCCTACAGCACCTAGACCGCTTCTATTCTCGGCTCAAGAAGGGCGAGGTGGACGAGGCCGAGTACAAGCGCCGCTCCTCCGTGCTCGGCCGGAAGGTGGAGGCGAACCTTGGCGGAAAGGTCGTTCGAGGGAAGGCCTTACGGGTCCTGAAGGACGGCGGATTGGTGGTGCGGAGCGATGAAGGTCCGCTGGTGAAGCTCAGCTGGGTGAGCGAGACCACCCTGAGATTGCTCGAGACCGAGGAGGCGAGCCTCCAATGA
- a CDS encoding ACT domain-containing protein yields MRIHDFGRLHGSKVRIGERIGAPLGLVDGSQVFSTMFKYEHDGKTSYEIVLSTIGPENYREICTVTFHMLDVPGACAQVAKFLGERNIDILNSVSLSMISNVCMVWKMMVDLSYYGDSTVLREEFDNLKKQRSATLDKADAMVVEAANISDRYVKGVVAPGSTVKVRVIKRLQKTPSMIQNGEFTIPEEYMRALEGVKDGDPLVMVADQDSWVLSVTPMDLKAKLAAMDFIIPDKPGAIFEIARAMADQGINLLSVSTKVLVYYDRMSLSIVADASGYAGDLGTLKAKTEEYISRLKGKFQLVSFQPIEF; encoded by the coding sequence ATGCGCATACACGATTTCGGTCGGCTGCATGGCTCGAAGGTGAGGATTGGCGAGCGCATCGGCGCTCCCCTGGGTCTGGTGGACGGAAGCCAGGTCTTCAGCACTATGTTCAAGTACGAGCACGATGGAAAGACGAGCTACGAGATCGTCCTCTCCACCATCGGCCCTGAGAACTATCGCGAGATATGCACCGTCACCTTCCACATGCTGGATGTTCCCGGAGCCTGCGCTCAGGTGGCGAAGTTCCTGGGAGAGAGGAACATCGACATCCTGAACTCGGTCTCCTTGAGCATGATCTCCAACGTATGCATGGTGTGGAAGATGATGGTCGATCTCTCCTACTATGGCGACTCGACCGTCCTCAGGGAGGAGTTCGACAATCTCAAGAAGCAGCGCTCCGCCACCTTGGACAAGGCGGACGCCATGGTAGTAGAAGCGGCGAACATCAGTGACCGCTATGTCAAAGGGGTGGTAGCTCCTGGCTCTACCGTCAAGGTGCGTGTCATCAAGCGATTGCAGAAGACCCCGAGCATGATTCAGAACGGTGAGTTCACCATTCCGGAGGAGTACATGCGCGCGCTGGAGGGAGTGAAGGACGGCGACCCGCTGGTCATGGTCGCAGACCAGGATTCTTGGGTGCTCTCCGTGACCCCGATGGACCTGAAGGCCAAGCTGGCGGCCATGGACTTCATCATCCCTGACAAGCCAGGAGCGATATTCGAGATCGCCAGGGCCATGGCCGATCAAGGTATCAACCTGCTTTCCGTGTCGACCAAGGTGCTGGTCTACTACGACCGCATGTCCTTGAGCATCGTGGCGGACGCGAGCGGCTACGCAGGGGACCTAGGCACTCTGAAAGCGAAGACCGAGGAGTACATCTCCCGGCTCAAAGGGAAGTTCCAGCTGGTGAGTTTCCAGCCCATAGAATTCTAG
- a CDS encoding DUF1028 domain-containing protein, with translation MTTNDVSPKSTATGPRPVHTYSIVAIDNETGDMGVAVQSHWFSVGSVVAWGEAGVGVVATQAFVNPAFGPKGLDLMRSGLSPAEAVDMLLPSDEGRESRQLALLDTKGRVAAHTGKACIAEAGHIIGNGYSVQANMMLRRTVWPSMARAFEKARGPLAERTLGALEAAEKAGGDIRGRQSAALLVVRGRSTGRPWTDRLVDLRVDDSPEPLLELKRLLKMHRAYESMNQGDEELEKGHMRAAMRCYSAAEEMFPENLEMRFWHGVTLANCGRLEEAVPILRQVFEEDDHWRVLLKRLPKAGVLKADAKSLLAMIDAK, from the coding sequence ATGACAACGAATGATGTAAGTCCCAAATCCACGGCAACAGGTCCACGACCGGTCCATACCTACTCCATCGTGGCGATCGACAATGAGACGGGGGACATGGGTGTGGCGGTGCAATCGCATTGGTTCTCCGTGGGCAGCGTGGTCGCCTGGGGTGAAGCCGGGGTGGGGGTGGTGGCGACCCAGGCCTTCGTCAATCCGGCCTTTGGACCGAAGGGGCTCGATCTCATGCGAAGCGGGCTCAGTCCCGCGGAGGCGGTGGACATGCTCCTTCCCTCAGATGAAGGAAGGGAATCCAGACAGCTTGCTCTCCTGGACACCAAGGGGCGAGTGGCTGCCCACACGGGCAAGGCCTGCATCGCGGAGGCAGGGCACATTATCGGCAATGGCTATTCCGTGCAGGCGAACATGATGCTCCGGAGAACGGTCTGGCCTTCCATGGCCCGGGCGTTCGAGAAGGCGCGAGGTCCCTTGGCAGAGAGAACGTTAGGCGCCTTGGAAGCGGCTGAGAAGGCTGGAGGGGACATCAGAGGAAGACAGTCCGCCGCTCTGTTGGTGGTCCGAGGACGCTCGACCGGCAGGCCCTGGACAGACCGTCTCGTCGATCTTCGGGTAGATGATTCTCCTGAACCGCTGCTTGAGCTCAAACGCCTCCTCAAAATGCACCGCGCCTACGAATCGATGAACCAGGGGGACGAAGAGCTGGAGAAAGGGCACATGCGGGCGGCCATGCGCTGTTATTCCGCCGCCGAGGAGATGTTCCCTGAGAACCTGGAGATGCGCTTTTGGCATGGGGTGACACTGGCGAACTGCGGCCGACTGGAAGAGGCGGTCCCTATCCTGAGGCAGGTGTTCGAGGAGGACGATCACTGGCGAGTGCTTCTGAAGCGCTTGCCAAAGGCTGGAGTGCTGAAAGCAGATGCGAAGTCCCTGCTCGCCATGATCGATGCTAAGTGA
- the acsB gene encoding acetyl-CoA decarbonylase/synthase complex subunit alpha/beta gives MEPNGKVNKEKTSDPGAKQGIEIASQQHIATVRDRYEAMQPQCGFGELGVCCNNCLQGPCRISAFQGRPNQGICGARDYTIVAWNLVRHIAGGAAVHSGHGRHIAETLLKVIQGSVPSYSVNDQTKLERLAKRLSIDPSGKGKDELARLVTEEAISDYARFGAEPLKFTTSTITARRRRLLEEHGLLPNNIDHAISDVMHRTSLGCDANPVSLIFAGVACAIADYDGMQISTDLSDILFGTPHLVRTFADLGTPKADEVNIAIHDHNPVLSEVMVDVALKMEEEAREAGAKGINIVGIGCTGNERLMRKGVSMAANFASQELALATGAVDLLVADHQCIMPSLAEICQCVHTDVVTTMINVHIPHDTHVQFREEDAEESAQAIVGMAIEAYKRRDPSKVHIPNVKSEVITGFSLEQIEALLARIVPEDPMMCLIDALQKGQIRGIALMSGCNNQRTEQDPSHITIAKELLRNDVLVLTTGCSAGAFAENGFLSSEATEKHAGPGLKKFIRDLENANGVPLPPVWHMGSCMDNTRAMNLATEIANHLRVDVDSIPFVVSVPEANHERAVSLGTWCVAFGLGVHVGMVNYICGSPLVVEVLTNTAGDVFGGKFIYEPDPTEAGKKLLNEMERRRWKMKWSNSYEVQSGPRLEKDRLCQMAIDGAIIATGYANLLLSRAIERFGYDQKVEFPETGYALPAILAWEGKEVHRLGDMPSVLSKARGIIKHEPTIENALLAGEATMVAAEIIEALKYSRNERPYEGTPYCGFIPDKVLRGLGIAFVDDTIPGCAVLVGTAEDPKKLVRIVRDCQSKGMLIVASFDTIRQLQDEGVKVGLDVMLCPVGEFTQVIHGLNFAIRAALTFGNVQRGDRERLQKYLAKRPKVFVLQLGPIDAIKAAVGFAVLLNGSPIITDQDVEAVPDKLVSQPEYDKMVQTAIELRNIRVKLAPVQIPVAYGPAFEGETVRRPDTYIEARGAAKTTAFELLRMLPEEQVEDGKITLIGKDVDEMPEGGKTPLAIIVDVYGKKMQEDFESVLERRIHQFINFAEGAWHTGQRNTIWVRLSKNSVHAGLRFQHFGDILVTKLKAEFGNIISRVQVTIITDQARIDALLPEALSKHKTRDERLAGLTDEAVDVAFSCSLCQSFAPDHICIITPERLGLCGAINWLDAKAAKEISPTGPNQPIEKGEVIDAVKGQWKGVNQAVFELSHHKLERFNAYTMMEDPMTSCGCFEVIVAMTADAQAVVLVNREFPGMTPVGMKFSTLAGSIGGGKQTPGFIGVGRKYILSKKFIPADGGFLRIAWMPKELKTQIMDALKKRAEELGVPDFVDKIADETITTEAEGLVEWMVKVHHPALSMPPLLQ, from the coding sequence ATGGAACCCAACGGCAAGGTCAATAAGGAAAAGACGAGCGATCCCGGCGCCAAGCAGGGCATCGAAATCGCTTCCCAGCAACACATTGCCACCGTCCGGGACCGCTACGAGGCCATGCAGCCGCAATGTGGCTTCGGCGAGCTGGGCGTGTGCTGCAACAATTGCCTCCAGGGGCCGTGCCGCATCAGTGCCTTCCAGGGAAGGCCCAATCAGGGAATCTGCGGAGCCAGGGACTACACCATCGTCGCGTGGAACCTCGTCCGCCATATCGCTGGGGGAGCGGCGGTGCACTCCGGCCATGGCAGGCACATCGCCGAGACTCTGCTCAAGGTCATCCAGGGAAGCGTTCCCTCTTACTCGGTCAATGACCAGACCAAGCTTGAACGGTTGGCCAAGCGATTGAGCATCGATCCATCAGGCAAGGGGAAGGATGAGCTGGCGCGCCTGGTCACCGAGGAAGCGATCTCCGACTATGCACGTTTCGGCGCCGAGCCGCTCAAGTTCACCACTTCCACCATCACTGCCCGCCGTCGCAGGCTACTGGAGGAGCATGGCCTATTGCCGAACAACATCGACCACGCCATCTCGGACGTCATGCACCGCACTTCGCTCGGCTGCGATGCCAATCCCGTCTCGCTCATCTTCGCCGGAGTGGCATGCGCCATCGCCGACTACGACGGCATGCAGATCTCTACTGATCTCTCGGACATACTCTTCGGCACCCCGCATCTGGTACGCACCTTCGCCGATCTGGGCACTCCTAAGGCGGACGAGGTGAACATCGCCATCCACGACCACAATCCCGTCCTGAGCGAGGTGATGGTGGACGTGGCCCTCAAGATGGAGGAAGAGGCCAGAGAGGCAGGGGCCAAGGGCATCAACATCGTCGGCATTGGTTGCACAGGCAATGAGAGGCTCATGAGGAAGGGGGTGAGCATGGCCGCCAACTTCGCTTCCCAGGAGCTGGCCCTGGCCACGGGAGCGGTCGATCTTCTGGTCGCAGACCACCAGTGCATCATGCCTTCCCTGGCGGAGATATGCCAGTGCGTGCACACCGACGTGGTCACCACCATGATCAACGTGCACATCCCCCACGACACCCACGTCCAATTCCGCGAAGAGGATGCGGAGGAATCCGCCCAGGCCATCGTCGGAATGGCCATCGAGGCCTACAAGCGCCGCGACCCTTCCAAGGTTCACATTCCAAACGTCAAGTCAGAGGTAATCACCGGTTTCAGCCTGGAGCAGATCGAGGCGCTCCTCGCGCGCATCGTGCCCGAGGACCCGATGATGTGCCTCATCGATGCCCTGCAGAAAGGGCAGATCAGAGGCATCGCCCTCATGTCCGGGTGCAACAACCAGAGAACGGAGCAGGATCCGAGCCACATCACCATCGCCAAAGAGCTACTGAGAAATGATGTTCTGGTCCTGACCACCGGCTGCTCGGCAGGCGCTTTCGCTGAGAACGGATTCCTATCTAGCGAGGCAACGGAGAAGCATGCTGGACCGGGGCTGAAGAAGTTCATCCGCGACCTGGAGAATGCGAACGGCGTTCCCCTGCCTCCGGTCTGGCACATGGGCTCTTGCATGGACAACACCCGGGCCATGAACCTGGCTACGGAGATAGCCAATCACCTGAGGGTGGACGTGGACAGCATTCCTTTCGTGGTTTCGGTCCCGGAAGCGAATCACGAGAGGGCCGTCTCCTTAGGCACGTGGTGCGTGGCATTCGGTCTGGGAGTGCATGTCGGCATGGTCAACTACATTTGCGGGTCGCCCCTAGTGGTGGAGGTGCTGACGAACACCGCTGGCGACGTCTTCGGTGGGAAGTTCATCTACGAGCCCGATCCGACCGAGGCAGGAAAGAAGCTGCTCAACGAGATGGAGCGGCGTCGCTGGAAAATGAAGTGGTCCAACTCTTATGAGGTACAATCCGGACCTAGGCTCGAGAAGGATCGACTCTGCCAGATGGCCATCGATGGAGCGATCATCGCCACCGGCTACGCGAACCTGCTGCTCTCTCGGGCGATCGAGCGCTTCGGCTACGATCAGAAGGTGGAGTTCCCCGAGACCGGGTACGCTCTCCCGGCCATCCTTGCTTGGGAAGGCAAGGAAGTGCATCGCCTGGGCGATATGCCCTCAGTTCTGAGCAAGGCCAGGGGCATCATCAAGCACGAACCTACGATAGAGAACGCGCTCTTGGCCGGGGAAGCGACCATGGTGGCCGCGGAGATCATCGAGGCGCTGAAGTACTCGCGCAACGAGCGTCCATACGAGGGCACGCCGTATTGCGGATTCATCCCTGACAAGGTCTTGCGGGGATTGGGCATCGCCTTCGTGGACGACACCATCCCTGGCTGCGCCGTTCTGGTGGGGACGGCGGAAGACCCCAAGAAGCTGGTGCGCATCGTGCGCGACTGCCAGAGCAAGGGCATGCTCATCGTCGCCTCCTTCGACACCATCCGCCAGCTTCAGGATGAGGGCGTCAAGGTAGGACTGGACGTCATGCTCTGTCCCGTGGGAGAGTTCACCCAAGTCATACACGGTCTGAATTTCGCCATAAGGGCGGCCCTGACCTTCGGCAACGTGCAGCGTGGGGACCGCGAGCGTCTGCAGAAGTACCTGGCAAAAAGGCCTAAGGTCTTCGTGCTGCAGCTGGGACCGATAGACGCCATCAAAGCCGCGGTGGGGTTTGCGGTGCTTCTCAACGGCTCCCCGATCATAACCGATCAGGACGTGGAAGCTGTCCCAGACAAGCTCGTGTCCCAGCCCGAATACGACAAGATGGTGCAGACGGCCATCGAGCTGCGCAACATCCGGGTGAAGCTCGCTCCCGTCCAGATACCGGTGGCCTACGGCCCGGCGTTCGAAGGCGAGACCGTACGCAGGCCGGACACCTACATAGAAGCGAGAGGAGCGGCCAAGACCACCGCCTTCGAGCTGCTGCGCATGCTGCCCGAGGAGCAGGTGGAGGACGGCAAGATCACCCTCATCGGAAAGGATGTGGATGAGATGCCGGAAGGCGGCAAGACGCCCCTGGCGATCATCGTCGACGTCTACGGCAAGAAGATGCAGGAGGACTTCGAGTCCGTCCTGGAGCGGCGCATCCATCAGTTCATCAACTTCGCCGAGGGGGCGTGGCATACCGGGCAGCGGAACACCATCTGGGTCCGTCTCAGCAAGAACTCCGTTCACGCTGGCCTTCGCTTCCAGCATTTCGGCGACATCCTTGTCACCAAGCTCAAGGCTGAGTTCGGTAACATCATCTCCCGGGTGCAGGTGACCATCATCACCGACCAAGCGAGGATCGATGCCCTTCTTCCCGAGGCACTCTCCAAGCACAAGACCAGGGACGAGCGTCTGGCCGGGCTGACGGACGAGGCGGTGGACGTAGCGTTCAGTTGCTCTTTATGCCAGTCATTTGCCCCAGACCATATCTGCATCATCACCCCGGAACGCCTTGGATTGTGCGGAGCAATCAACTGGCTCGACGCCAAGGCAGCCAAAGAGATCTCGCCGACCGGCCCCAATCAGCCCATTGAGAAGGGCGAGGTGATCGATGCCGTCAAGGGGCAATGGAAAGGCGTCAACCAGGCCGTCTTCGAGCTTTCGCATCACAAGCTGGAGCGATTCAACGCCTACACCATGATGGAGGACCCGATGACCAGCTGCGGCTGCTTCGAGGTCATCGTGGCCATGACCGCCGATGCCCAGGCGGTCGTCCTGGTGAACCGAGAGTTCCCGGGCATGACCCCGGTGGGCATGAAGTTCTCCACCCTGGCCGGAAGCATAGGCGGTGGCAAGCAGACACCAGGTTTCATCGGCGTGGGCCGCAAATACATCCTGAGCAAGAAGTTCATCCCCGCGGACGGAGGGTTCCTGCGCATCGCCTGGATGCCCAAGGAGCTGAAGACGCAGATAATGGACGCTTTGAAGAAGAGAGCGGAGGAGCTGGGCGTGCCGGACTTCGTGGACAAGATCGCCGATGAGACGATCACCACCGAAGCCGAAGGGCTCGTGGAGTGGATGGTGAAGGTGCACCATCCGGCGCTAAGCATGCCTCCGCTGCTGCAGTGA
- a CDS encoding acyl-CoA carboxylase subunit beta, whose translation MPSEEANRERKEIRELRELRRRTKAGGGSERIEKQHKQGKMTARERIEAILDPGSFVELDAFLTHQSNAFGMDKNKILGDGVVIGHGTVDGKQVYVFAQDFTVFAGSVGKMHASKICKAIDLAAKTGCPVIGMYDSGGARVQEGIDSLAGYAEIFFRISLASGVVPVISLVLGPCAGPAVFFPGLSDFTFMVKGTSQMFVVAPDVIKAVQNIDISIEELGGAEVHTSKSGSAHFVTEDEAACLRKAKKLLSYLPSNNLEGGLRVPTKDPPDRTEDALNDAIPEDPIKPLNMHEVIEKVVDEGEFLEVQEDYARNIIVGFARLDGMPVGIVANHPSVLAGTIDSHASIKAARFVRFCDAFNLPIVTLVDVPGYLPNVEQETLGMVRNSAKLMYAYCEATVPKITLVLRKAFGGAYCVMGSKHIRADINLAWPSAEIAIMAPEQAIDIVYKKELILADDPQSKREELAQEYRRTQANPYTAAEKGYIDDVIEPRETRAKLINALHTLERKRETRPAKKHGNMPL comes from the coding sequence ATGCCGAGTGAGGAGGCGAACAGGGAGAGGAAGGAGATCCGCGAGCTCAGGGAGCTGAGGCGGAGGACCAAGGCTGGTGGGGGTAGCGAGAGAATCGAGAAGCAGCACAAGCAAGGCAAGATGACGGCCAGAGAGCGCATCGAGGCCATCCTTGACCCAGGCAGCTTCGTGGAGCTGGACGCCTTCCTCACCCACCAGAGCAACGCCTTCGGGATGGACAAGAACAAGATCCTCGGCGATGGGGTGGTCATCGGCCACGGGACCGTGGACGGAAAGCAAGTGTACGTGTTCGCGCAGGACTTCACCGTGTTCGCTGGCTCGGTGGGCAAGATGCACGCCTCCAAGATCTGCAAGGCCATCGACCTGGCGGCCAAGACCGGCTGTCCGGTCATCGGTATGTATGATTCGGGCGGAGCGAGGGTGCAGGAAGGCATCGATTCGCTCGCCGGCTACGCCGAGATATTCTTCCGCATCTCTCTTGCCTCGGGAGTGGTGCCGGTCATTTCCCTGGTGCTAGGTCCATGCGCCGGCCCGGCGGTCTTCTTCCCCGGTCTGAGCGACTTCACATTCATGGTCAAAGGCACCAGCCAGATGTTCGTGGTCGCGCCGGACGTCATCAAGGCGGTGCAGAACATCGACATCTCCATCGAAGAGCTAGGAGGAGCGGAGGTGCACACCTCGAAATCTGGAAGCGCGCACTTCGTCACCGAGGACGAGGCCGCGTGCCTGCGCAAGGCCAAGAAGCTGCTATCCTACTTACCATCCAACAACCTGGAAGGAGGGCTCCGCGTGCCGACCAAGGATCCCCCCGACCGGACGGAGGACGCCCTCAACGACGCCATCCCTGAGGACCCCATCAAGCCATTGAACATGCATGAAGTGATCGAGAAGGTGGTGGACGAAGGCGAGTTCTTGGAGGTCCAGGAGGACTACGCCAGGAACATCATCGTGGGCTTCGCTCGCCTGGACGGCATGCCGGTGGGCATCGTGGCCAATCACCCTTCGGTCCTGGCGGGCACCATCGACTCGCACGCATCCATCAAAGCGGCCCGATTCGTCCGCTTCTGCGACGCCTTCAACCTTCCCATAGTAACGCTGGTGGACGTACCTGGCTACCTGCCGAACGTGGAGCAGGAGACGCTGGGCATGGTCCGCAACTCGGCCAAGCTCATGTACGCCTACTGCGAGGCGACGGTGCCCAAGATCACCCTGGTGCTGCGAAAGGCGTTCGGCGGGGCATATTGCGTCATGGGTTCCAAGCACATCCGGGCGGACATCAACCTAGCCTGGCCTTCGGCGGAGATCGCCATAATGGCACCGGAGCAGGCCATAGACATCGTGTACAAGAAGGAGCTCATACTGGCGGACGATCCCCAATCGAAGCGTGAAGAGCTTGCCCAAGAGTATCGTCGCACCCAGGCGAATCCCTACACCGCAGCGGAGAAGGGATACATCGACGACGTCATCGAACCGAGGGAAACGCGGGCGAAGCTGATTAACGCCCTGCACACCCTAGAAAGGAAAAGGGAGACCAGACCGGCAAAGAAGCACGGCAACATGCCCCTGTGA
- a CDS encoding acetyl-CoA decarbonylase/synthase complex subunit delta, translated as MVEVPVPKEKWSGRIGTVALGKSKEQGGTRSLPLQVGGEAGMPFLSYEAQMPNRPLIAGEVLDRPGELPLQVANELGDVVQDPAAWARKWVQNSGVDLVCLKLHSTSPEEENRTPEEAANIVKAVLEAVDVPLIVYGCGHEEKDAKVMEAVGNLAAKERILLGHAEESAYKSLSAVAMANDHDIISFSNLDINLAKQINILLTDFGVRKDQIITDPLMASLGMGLEYTYSVMERIRIAALMGDGMLQVPLVCDTSVAWKSKEAIEEIEGHDGLRDRAVLWEATTGLAALLAGADILIVRSPAAARILKDSINELSGGK; from the coding sequence ATGGTCGAGGTTCCGGTCCCCAAGGAGAAATGGAGCGGAAGGATAGGCACGGTCGCCCTGGGCAAGAGCAAGGAGCAGGGCGGAACGCGCTCACTCCCTCTCCAAGTCGGAGGCGAAGCGGGCATGCCCTTCCTCTCCTACGAGGCGCAGATGCCCAACCGGCCTCTCATCGCAGGCGAAGTGCTCGACCGGCCGGGCGAACTGCCGCTCCAGGTTGCGAATGAACTCGGGGACGTAGTTCAAGATCCGGCCGCCTGGGCGCGCAAGTGGGTGCAGAACAGCGGCGTCGATCTGGTGTGCCTGAAATTGCACTCCACCAGTCCGGAGGAAGAGAATCGTACGCCCGAAGAAGCGGCGAACATCGTGAAAGCGGTGCTCGAGGCCGTGGACGTCCCCCTTATCGTCTACGGCTGCGGTCACGAGGAGAAGGACGCCAAGGTCATGGAAGCGGTCGGGAACTTGGCCGCCAAGGAGCGAATACTGCTCGGACACGCCGAGGAATCGGCATACAAATCCCTTTCCGCCGTGGCCATGGCCAACGACCACGACATCATTTCGTTTTCGAATCTAGATATCAATCTGGCCAAGCAGATCAACATCTTGCTCACCGACTTCGGCGTGCGCAAGGACCAGATCATCACCGACCCGCTCATGGCATCGCTGGGCATGGGGCTGGAGTACACCTATTCCGTCATGGAACGGATCCGCATCGCCGCTCTGATGGGCGATGGCATGCTGCAAGTGCCCTTGGTCTGCGACACCTCCGTCGCCTGGAAATCCAAAGAGGCGATAGAGGAGATCGAGGGCCATGACGGCCTGAGGGATAGAGCCGTACTATGGGAGGCGACCACCGGGCTGGCCGCTCTGCTTGCCGGAGCGGACATCCTCATCGTCCGAAGCCCGGCGGCGGCACGCATCCTCAAGGACTCGATCAACGAGCTGAGCGGAGGGAAGTGA
- a CDS encoding pyruvate/oxaloacetate carboxyltransferase has protein sequence MVKITDTVLRDAHQSLLATRMRTEDMLPIAPLMDEIGYWSVEMWGGATFDTCLRFLREDPWERITKLRKAMPNTHFQMLLRGQNVVGYRHYSDDIVEKFVKRAHARGIDIFRIFDALNDPRNMETGMRAAKKVGAVVEASISYTISPVHSIRGFVEMGKKLEEMGANTICVKDMAGLISPHDAYDLVKGLKEETSLPIHVHSHMTSGMAQSSYLKAIEAGADIVDTAISSLSMGTSQPPTETMVAMLDGTEYDTGLDLKKLAEIAAYFMTVRKKYGDFESVHTAIDTDVLIFQIPGGMMSNLATQLKEAKQEHKIHEVLEEVPKVRADLGYVPLVTPTSQIVGTQATLNVISGERYKRTTNETRNLVRGMYGKTPAPISAEIRKKIIGDEKPITVRPADLLPPEFDRLEKEIKMYARSEEDVLSYALFPQVAIDFFKERVLAEQGANGRDLAALAALFVQLAERKTKSKHTGGEEMDLWKLAARRESIQGGGWPL, from the coding sequence ATGGTAAAGATCACCGATACGGTACTGCGCGACGCGCATCAGTCGCTCCTGGCCACGCGCATGCGCACCGAGGACATGCTACCTATCGCTCCGCTCATGGACGAGATCGGCTACTGGAGCGTGGAGATGTGGGGCGGGGCGACCTTCGATACCTGCCTGCGCTTTCTACGCGAGGACCCCTGGGAGAGGATCACCAAGCTACGAAAGGCCATGCCGAACACGCACTTCCAGATGCTGCTGCGAGGACAGAACGTCGTGGGCTATCGCCATTACTCCGACGACATCGTAGAGAAGTTCGTGAAAAGGGCTCACGCCCGAGGGATCGACATCTTCCGCATCTTCGACGCCCTGAACGACCCGCGCAACATGGAGACCGGCATGCGCGCGGCCAAGAAGGTGGGAGCGGTGGTGGAAGCCTCCATCTCCTACACCATAAGTCCGGTGCACTCCATCCGGGGATTCGTGGAGATGGGCAAGAAGCTGGAAGAGATGGGCGCAAACACCATCTGCGTCAAGGACATGGCTGGGCTCATCTCTCCGCACGACGCCTACGATCTGGTCAAAGGTCTGAAAGAGGAAACGTCCTTGCCCATCCACGTACACTCGCACATGACCTCGGGCATGGCTCAAAGCTCATATCTCAAGGCCATCGAGGCCGGGGCGGATATCGTTGATACGGCGATCTCATCGCTCAGCATGGGCACGTCCCAGCCCCCCACCGAGACCATGGTGGCCATGCTGGACGGGACCGAATACGACACTGGTCTGGACCTCAAGAAGCTAGCCGAGATCGCCGCCTACTTCATGACGGTACGCAAAAAGTACGGAGATTTCGAATCAGTGCACACGGCCATCGACACCGACGTGCTCATCTTTCAGATCCCGGGCGGCATGATGAGCAACCTTGCCACGCAACTGAAAGAGGCCAAGCAGGAGCACAAGATCCACGAAGTGCTGGAAGAGGTGCCCAAGGTGCGCGCCGATCTGGGGTATGTGCCTTTGGTCACGCCCACCAGCCAGATCGTTGGCACTCAGGCTACGCTCAACGTCATCTCCGGGGAGCGCTACAAACGCACGACCAACGAGACGAGGAACCTCGTCCGGGGGATGTACGGCAAGACGCCAGCGCCGATCTCAGCGGAGATTCGCAAGAAGATCATCGGCGATGAGAAACCGATAACCGTTCGTCCGGCGGATCTCTTGCCCCCCGAATTCGACAGGCTGGAGAAGGAGATCAAGATGTATGCGCGCAGCGAGGAGGACGTGCTCTCCTATGCTCTCTTCCCGCAGGTGGCCATCGATTTCTTCAAGGAACGAGTGCTCGCAGAGCAGGGCGCGAACGGCAGGGACCTGGCGGCCCTGGCCGCTTTGTTCGTGCAGCTGGCTGAAAGAAAGACCAAATCCAAGCACACCGGGGGCGAGGAGATGGACCTGTGGAAGCTAGCAGCCAGAAGAGAGTCCATCCAAGGTGGGGGGTGGCCGCTCTGA